From the Candidatus Methylomirabilota bacterium genome, the window GCGAGCCGCTCGACGTCGGCTGGGGGATCGACGTGCTCCGTCCTGGCGCGAACCCGTTGACGAAACGTCCTGCCCGCGAGTGCGCCGTGCCGGGGCCGGGCCCGGACTAGCCTGTCATCCAGTCTTCCCGCTCCGCACGGTCCGCACGTTGTGGCAGAGTTCAGCGCAGAGGCTGGCATGGTACAGATCCGCGATCCCGACGCCCTGATTTCCACCGACGCCCTCGCGGCCCGGCTCGGGCGGGGCGATCTGCGCTGTTACGACTGCACGACCTATCTGGAGCCTGCCCCGGCCGGCTCGGCCGTCCCGTACGAGGTGGTGTCGGGCCGGCAAACGTTCCTCGCCGGCCACATTCCAGGCGCCGACTTCCTCGACCTGCAGGGCGAGCTGTCCGCCTCCGGCACGCACCTGATGTTCATGATGCCATCCGTCGAGCAGCTGGCCCTGGCCTTCGGCCGTCACGGGCTCGGCGACGGTTGCCACGTCGTCCTGTACAGCATCGGCTCGATGATGTGGGCGACCCGGGTCTGGTGGATGCTGCGCGCGCTCGGCTTCGATCGGGTGTCGGTACTCGATGGCGGCTTCGACATCTGGCAGGCCGAGGGCCGGCCGATCGAGTGCGGTGAGCCGAAGCGGTATCTGCCGACCACGTTCATCCCGC encodes:
- a CDS encoding sulfurtransferase, whose protein sequence is MVQIRDPDALISTDALAARLGRGDLRCYDCTTYLEPAPAGSAVPYEVVSGRQTFLAGHIPGADFLDLQGELSASGTHLMFMMPSVEQLALAFGRHGLGDGCHVVLYSIGSMMWATRVWWMLRALGFDRVSVLDGGFDIWQAEGRPIECGEPKRYLPTTFIPRSRPALVVDKVAVEAAIHDSRTVTMNTLAPQSYQGLGPSPYRRPGRVPGSVNVPATSLVDPTTGRFVSPADALARFDAAGVTPDRRVIAYCGAGISATIDLFLLHQLGFDDLTLYDGSMSEWAEDSSLPIETD